In Myxococcus guangdongensis, the following proteins share a genomic window:
- a CDS encoding helix-turn-helix domain-containing protein, with product MPRARPITVSTWTPAGAPGVQVLRVEDDTRLWTGHATAYGLTVTYSGAFDFWYRQRVWSHGPGPRLKLKEPGEVHRDERVHAPVTAQSITLAPALVEDAARQLGLTAAPHLTHAVSHGHGRTESTALALHEALARRTPDALERDSLIAQTLEALLSEYGEARPRLSRATHRPAVSRARDVLHASYTRNVDLESLATSVGLNKFHLLRVFRAELGLPPHEYVTHLRVARAKTLLTQGLSASAVAVEVGLYDQSQLNRHFGRIVGLTPGQYARAMRRQ from the coding sequence ATGCCCCGCGCACGGCCCATCACCGTCTCGACCTGGACGCCCGCCGGAGCCCCCGGTGTCCAGGTCCTCCGAGTAGAGGATGACACCCGGCTGTGGACCGGCCACGCCACCGCCTACGGCCTCACCGTGACGTACTCGGGCGCCTTCGACTTCTGGTATCGCCAGCGCGTCTGGAGCCACGGTCCCGGCCCCCGGCTCAAGCTCAAGGAGCCCGGCGAGGTGCACCGCGACGAGCGGGTCCACGCCCCCGTCACCGCGCAGTCCATCACCCTCGCCCCCGCGCTCGTGGAAGACGCGGCGCGACAGCTCGGCCTCACCGCGGCACCCCACCTGACGCACGCCGTGAGCCACGGGCATGGGCGCACGGAGTCCACCGCGCTCGCGCTCCACGAGGCCCTGGCCCGAAGGACGCCGGATGCGCTCGAGCGCGACAGCCTCATCGCCCAGACACTCGAGGCGCTGCTCTCCGAGTACGGCGAGGCCCGCCCCAGGCTCTCGCGCGCCACGCACCGCCCCGCCGTGTCGCGCGCGCGTGACGTCCTGCATGCGAGCTACACGCGGAACGTGGACCTGGAGTCGCTCGCGACGAGCGTGGGGCTCAACAAGTTCCATCTGCTGCGTGTGTTCCGGGCGGAGCTGGGCCTGCCTCCCCATGAGTACGTGACGCACCTGCGCGTGGCCCGCGCGAAGACGCTGCTCACCCAGGGGCTCTCCGCGAGCGCCGTCGCCGTGGAGGTGGGCCTCTATGACCAGAGCCAGCTCAACCGACACTTCGGGCGCATCGTCGGACTGACACCCGGGCAGTACGCTCGCGCGATGCGACGTCAATAA
- a CDS encoding efflux RND transporter periplasmic adaptor subunit translates to MRTSFLALTLTLGALLGLACGRSPPPPAPPTAVRIATVGRAGTTADARFSAEIQPATRVDMAFKVGGYVESIAKVKDVDGRPRLIQEGDAVREGMELAALRKTDYSQKLTEARAALSQARAAEEQARINFERTTKLVAAEVSTPAQLDAARTQKDSAVGASAVAQARVDEARTALEDTQLRSPLSGVVLKRAVEVGVLAAPGTIAFSVAETRSVRVVFGVPDTLLPSVRLGAPQAVITQAFPGQRFEGRISRIAPSADPKSRVFAVEVSIPNEDQRLKPGMVAALSLRDGGSARLQPELLVPLASIVRAPGKPDGFAVFVFQQQDGKSLVRAREVELGEYLGNVIPVRKGLEAGERIVVTGASLLSDGEAVEVIP, encoded by the coding sequence ATGAGGACGTCGTTCCTGGCCCTCACCCTCACTCTGGGGGCCCTGCTCGGGCTCGCCTGCGGGCGCTCCCCTCCTCCTCCCGCGCCTCCCACCGCGGTGCGCATCGCCACCGTGGGCCGCGCCGGGACGACGGCTGATGCGCGCTTCTCCGCGGAGATTCAGCCCGCCACGCGCGTGGACATGGCCTTCAAGGTCGGCGGCTACGTGGAGTCCATCGCGAAGGTGAAGGACGTGGACGGACGCCCCCGCCTCATCCAGGAGGGCGACGCCGTGCGCGAGGGCATGGAGCTGGCCGCGCTGCGCAAGACGGACTACTCGCAGAAGCTCACCGAGGCCCGCGCGGCGCTCTCCCAGGCCCGCGCCGCCGAGGAGCAGGCGCGCATCAACTTCGAGCGCACCACGAAGCTCGTCGCCGCGGAGGTGTCCACGCCCGCGCAGCTCGACGCTGCCCGCACGCAGAAGGACAGCGCCGTCGGCGCCTCGGCCGTCGCCCAGGCCCGCGTGGACGAAGCCCGCACGGCGCTCGAGGACACCCAGCTGCGCTCGCCGCTCTCCGGCGTGGTGCTCAAGCGCGCCGTGGAGGTGGGCGTGCTGGCCGCGCCCGGCACCATCGCCTTCTCCGTGGCGGAGACGCGCAGCGTCCGGGTGGTGTTCGGCGTCCCGGACACGCTGCTGCCCAGCGTCCGCCTCGGCGCGCCCCAGGCCGTCATCACCCAGGCCTTCCCGGGGCAGCGCTTCGAGGGGCGCATCTCCCGCATCGCCCCCTCCGCGGACCCGAAGAGCCGCGTGTTCGCGGTGGAGGTCTCCATCCCCAACGAGGACCAGCGGCTCAAGCCGGGCATGGTGGCCGCGCTGTCGCTGCGTGATGGCGGATCCGCCCGACTCCAGCCGGAGCTGCTCGTGCCGCTGGCCTCCATCGTCCGCGCGCCCGGCAAGCCGGACGGGTTCGCCGTCTTCGTGTTCCAGCAGCAGGACGGCAAGTCACTCGTGCGTGCGCGCGAGGTGGAGCTGGGCGAGTACCTGGGCAACGTCATCCCGGTGCGCAAGGGGCTGGAGGCCGGTGAGCGCATCGTCGTCACCGGCGCCAGCCTCCTGTCGGACGGCGAGGCGGTGGAGGTGATTCCGTGA
- a CDS encoding metal-dependent hydrolase translates to MHRSRAFAPPLLTSLLLVATAPLTHASSTNEASKRSPASSGARATSTAQATKTLQPIQVTWLGHAAFEVRSPGGTRLLIDPWLKENPSTPTQWKDLARFAQEKPAAILVTHAHADHAGDVPELARVTGALVVTTGEHLRAMKIPEPQQHSVNVGGSFRVGDIQVDAVPAMHSTEPGGRPLGYVLTFADGRSLYHTGDTWLFGDMSLIQELFHPDILLLAAGGGRWAMGPDAAALAVRKYFRPSLVIPMHYGTFEPLSTEAQVRAAFPEDRRVRFLTPGEQTPL, encoded by the coding sequence ATGCACCGCTCGCGCGCATTCGCTCCCCCGCTGCTGACGTCCCTGCTGCTCGTGGCGACAGCGCCCCTGACCCACGCCTCTTCCACGAACGAAGCGTCGAAACGATCTCCCGCCTCGAGCGGCGCACGGGCCACGTCGACGGCGCAAGCCACGAAGACCCTCCAGCCGATTCAGGTCACCTGGCTCGGCCACGCCGCGTTCGAGGTGCGCTCACCCGGAGGCACCCGCCTGCTCATCGACCCGTGGCTGAAGGAGAACCCGAGCACCCCCACGCAATGGAAGGACCTCGCCCGCTTCGCCCAGGAGAAACCGGCCGCCATCCTGGTGACACACGCCCATGCAGACCACGCCGGTGATGTCCCCGAGCTGGCCCGCGTGACGGGCGCGCTCGTGGTCACCACGGGCGAGCACCTGCGCGCGATGAAGATTCCCGAACCCCAGCAGCACAGCGTCAACGTGGGGGGAAGCTTCCGGGTGGGCGACATCCAGGTGGATGCGGTGCCCGCCATGCACTCGACGGAGCCCGGAGGCAGGCCGCTGGGCTACGTGCTCACCTTCGCGGATGGACGCTCGCTGTATCACACGGGCGACACGTGGCTCTTCGGCGACATGTCGCTCATCCAGGAGCTCTTCCATCCGGACATCCTGTTGCTCGCGGCCGGCGGTGGCAGATGGGCGATGGGGCCGGACGCCGCGGCGCTCGCCGTGCGCAAATACTTCCGCCCGTCGCTCGTCATCCCCATGCACTACGGCACCTTCGAGCCTCTCTCCACCGAGGCCCAGGTCCGCGCCGCGTTCCCAGAAGACCGCCGCGTGCGGTTCCTCACGCCCGGCGAGCAGACCCCCCTCTGA
- a CDS encoding TetR/AcrR family transcriptional regulator translates to MARPRSPKKPSSPQPEPALAGEPDARERLIAASSRVLAERGYDATTVKEVARVAGVNQGLVHYYFGSKDALLLAVTRAHSAQYVAELKKLRDETPLEELADTSFAWGERHLRASPEQFRLRYELFALGLRNAELTSAVAELQAEGDVEVARTVARYRGGEASRPEPLDHHYAVIIKSCFDGLALQALLDPKFDPTPVYALLKHLVLSSVDGPGGAKPPARRGPRSQARRGAPKPRRRPSTRPRR, encoded by the coding sequence ATGGCCCGTCCACGCAGCCCGAAGAAGCCGTCGTCCCCTCAGCCCGAGCCGGCGCTCGCGGGCGAGCCGGATGCCCGGGAGCGGCTCATCGCCGCCAGCTCGCGCGTGTTGGCGGAGCGGGGCTACGACGCGACGACGGTGAAGGAGGTAGCGCGCGTGGCCGGGGTGAACCAGGGCCTGGTGCACTACTACTTCGGCAGCAAGGACGCGTTGCTGCTCGCCGTCACGCGGGCGCACAGCGCGCAGTACGTGGCGGAGCTCAAGAAGCTGCGGGACGAGACGCCGCTGGAGGAGCTGGCGGACACGAGCTTCGCGTGGGGTGAGCGCCACCTGCGCGCGTCACCCGAGCAGTTCCGCCTGCGCTACGAGCTGTTCGCGCTGGGGCTGCGCAACGCGGAGCTCACCTCCGCCGTCGCGGAGCTCCAGGCGGAAGGGGACGTGGAGGTGGCCCGCACGGTGGCGCGGTACCGAGGCGGGGAGGCGTCGCGCCCCGAGCCGCTGGACCACCACTACGCCGTCATCATCAAGTCGTGCTTCGACGGACTGGCGCTGCAGGCGCTGTTGGATCCGAAGTTCGACCCGACGCCGGTGTACGCGCTGCTGAAACACCTGGTGCTGTCGAGTGTCGACGGGCCCGGGGGCGCCAAGCCGCCCGCGCGTCGGGGTCCCCGGAGCCAGGCGCGTCGAGGTGCACCGAAGCCGCGACGTCGCCCGAGCACGCGGCCTCGGCGGTGA